The following coding sequences are from one Molothrus aeneus isolate 106 chromosome Z, BPBGC_Maene_1.0, whole genome shotgun sequence window:
- the RPP25L gene encoding ribonuclease P protein subunit p25-like protein, whose product MENYKKTKIVEKPCPLPFTDLPTDIIEMKVKDGSKIRNLMGYAMSKMEQDSVRQILFTGSGKAVSKTITCVEIMKRRLKELHQITKVLFRQIEEIWEPIVPEAGLDALTVKRNIPAICVLLSKDALDPQEPGYQAPGSFDAFWTETLKAESQGQMKRKQGGGRGAASTGKHPRSTGGVPGGP is encoded by the coding sequence ATGGAGAACTATAAGAAGACCAAAATTGTGGAGAAACCTTGTCCTCTTCCTTTCACTGACCTGCCCACTGATATTATTGAAATGAAGGTGAAGGACGGGAGCAAAATTAGGAATCTGATGGGCTATGCCATGAGCAAGATGGAGCAGGACTCGGTGAGGCAGATTCTTTTCACTGGCTCAGGCAAGGCCGTCAGCAAGACCATCACCTGCGTGGAAATCATGAAACGaaggctgaaggagctgcacCAGATCACCAAAGTGCtcttcagacagatcgaagaaATCTGGGAGCCCATTGTGCCTGAGGCAGGCCTCGATGCCTTGACAGTGAAGAGGAACATTCCTGCCATTTGTGTCCTGCTGAGCAAAGATGCCCTGGATCCTCAGGAGCCGGGATACCAGGCCCCGGGATCTTTCGATGCCTTCTGGACTGAGACACTGAAAGCAGAATCGCAGGGCCAGATGAAGAGGAAGCAGGGCGGAGGCCGGGGAGCTGCCAGCACGGGGAAGCACCCTCGCTCCACCGGGGGAGTGCCGGGCGGGCCCTGA
- the DCTN3 gene encoding dynactin subunit 3, with translation MAAGAAELRRLQWRLEELEQRVGLGGGGCAPRKVADELVKVQVALNNIAGKRERIKILFKKIEDVIKYLDPQYIDRMAVPDTMKLQFILAEEQAIPARAALLEQVKNLQPILDSTSIQAVPDHAAKLQRLSQIHIQQQEKRHDLTDSVKTLLEDYNKMTLLLSKQFVQWNEILTRLEVAKQAKPVAE, from the exons ATGGCGGCGGGCGCTGCGGAGCTGCGGAGGCTGCAGTGgcggctggaggagctggagcagcgaGTCGGCCTCGGAGGCGGGGGCTGCGCGCCGCGAAAG gTGGCGGACGAGCTGGTGAAGGTGCAGGTGGCGCTGAACAATATCGCTGGCAAGAGGGAGAGGATCAAAATCCTGTTTAAGAAAA TTGAAGATGTAATAAAATACCTTGACCCCCAGTACATTGACAGGATGGCTGTTCCAGACACTATGAAGCTGCAGTTCATCTTGGCAG AGGAACAGGCCATTCCTGCCCGTGCAGCCCTTCTGGAGCAGGTGAAGAACCTCCAGCCCATCTTGGACAGCACCAGTATCCAAG CGGTTCCTGACCATGCAGCCAAACTGCAGCGGCTCTCACAGATCCACATACAGCAGCAG GAGAAGCGTCACGATCTCACTGACAGTGTCAAGACACTCCTTGAGGATTACAACAAAATG ACCCTTCTTCTCTCCAAGCAGTTTGTGCAATGGAATGAAATCCTGACACGTCTGGAAGTGGCCAAGCAAGCAAAACCTGTGGCAGAgtga